Below is a window of Candidatus Nitrosotenuis uzonensis DNA.
TCGACCTTGAAAACATGGCAACAAAGCTGCCTAATGCTGAGCTTAACACCTCCAAATTTCCAGGCATAATTCTAAAAATCAAAAACCCGCGTGCAACAGCGCTAATTTTCAGCTCAGGTGCGCTCATATGCACAGGAACCCAATCTGTCTTACAGGCTCGCCAAACTACAAACAAAGTCATTGAAATGCTTAGCAATGCAGGATACAATGGTTCCGCAGCTAGAATAAGAATTGAAAACATAGTGGTGTCAGTAAATTATGGCAGGCAGATTAACTTGGATAAATGCGCAAGGGTACTACCAAGATGTATGTATGAGCCAGAACAGTTTCCAGCAGTATTTTACAGAATGGGTAATCCTATTGCTACCACGTTGATATACAAGACGGGGAAATTAGTCTGTACGGGTCTGAACACAGAGAAAAAGATTATTCTGGCAATAACGACTATGGAAAGGCAGCTACTCGAAAAACAACTATTCGTTTAAACGTCAAAAACGTGATAAAAAAACTCACAAATATTTTTTGCCTATTTTCTTTACCAAGAACTTGTTGCTAAAATATGCCTCAAGATGACTGATGCCAAACACAAATGATACTATGGAGATTGACACGACGTTAATGGCATGTTCAAAAATAATCGCAATTATAACTATGGTTGCAGTCTCCACCAAGAACTGGACTGGTACTGCCTTTTTACCCATTTTTCTGTACAGAATCGGAAACACAAGATTTCTTTCATGTTCAAGAAGTTGCAAATTTGAAATGGTAATTCGTAGATCAAAATAATAGCAGAAAATCCATACTGCAAAGAAAGGAAGTAACAGGTACTCTGGAACACCGGGTCTGAAATAAAAATAAAGGATAAGAGCTGCTGCCATGGGCATGGCAGTTCTCATATCTGCGAACATTATCTGAATGGCCGGAGGGCCAATTTCAGCTTTGAGACTGCGATTATCACCACAACAACTATGAGGCCGCCTCCCACGAATCTTAGGAATGGTAATATCTTGCTTAGCATGGTCGTAATTGCAGGCGGAATATTCTGTATGTTCGGATTTTCAAAATCCACTCCCAAAAGCCATTCCATTATGTCTTGGGCCAAGAATATTACAGCCCCCGCAATACCGGCTGCCACCACTATGTTGATGTATTTCTGTCTGTCTTCCTGATCTAGCGCTGCTTGGTTTAACATCATTCATCAAAATACGATTGAATTTAAGTTAGAAATCTCTGATGTGTATGAT
It encodes the following:
- a CDS encoding TATA-box-binding protein, which translates into the protein MQKIVIDFVNVVATTCLRKQIDLENMATKLPNAELNTSKFPGIILKIKNPRATALIFSSGALICTGTQSVLQARQTTNKVIEMLSNAGYNGSAARIRIENIVVSVNYGRQINLDKCARVLPRCMYEPEQFPAVFYRMGNPIATTLIYKTGKLVCTGLNTEKKIILAITTMERQLLEKQLFV